A single window of Luteipulveratus halotolerans DNA harbors:
- a CDS encoding DUF4031 domain-containing protein — translation MTVLIDPPIWPGHGTVWSHLVSDASLTELHTVAARIGLPRRLFDEDHYDVPERLYDEAVAAGAQPVAGRELIRRLLASGLRRDRATRGEQR, via the coding sequence GTGACCGTTCTCATCGACCCGCCGATCTGGCCCGGCCACGGCACGGTGTGGTCGCACCTGGTGAGCGATGCGTCGCTGACCGAGCTGCACACCGTTGCAGCGCGGATCGGGTTGCCGCGCAGGCTGTTCGACGAGGACCACTACGACGTGCCCGAGCGCCTCTACGACGAGGCGGTCGCCGCAGGCGCTCAGCCGGTCGCGGGGCGGGAGCTGATCCGCCGGCTGCTCGCGAGCGGGCTCCGACGTGATCGTGCGACCCGTGGGGAGCAGCGGTGA
- a CDS encoding RDD family protein, whose protein sequence is MVDRKDMGSWLQGTDTSAPEGADALGLPADGPGSLAGLGRRVPALLIDWVVCSLIAAAFFGYRLGGTGAASFAPLLVFAVENLLLVGTVGYTLGHRLLGLHVTRLDGGVAGPVAGAIRTLLVCLVIPAVIWGRDGRGMHDRAAGTVLVRTR, encoded by the coding sequence GTGGTCGATCGCAAGGACATGGGCTCCTGGCTCCAAGGTACTGACACCTCCGCCCCAGAGGGCGCGGACGCGCTCGGGCTCCCCGCCGACGGCCCAGGGTCGCTGGCCGGTCTCGGGCGGAGGGTGCCCGCTCTGCTCATCGACTGGGTCGTCTGCTCGCTGATCGCCGCCGCGTTCTTCGGTTACCGACTCGGGGGGACAGGCGCCGCGAGCTTCGCGCCGTTGCTCGTCTTCGCTGTCGAGAACCTGCTCCTCGTGGGCACGGTCGGCTACACTCTCGGGCATCGTCTGCTCGGACTGCACGTGACGCGGCTCGACGGGGGAGTGGCCGGGCCGGTCGCCGGAGCGATCCGCACCCTGCTGGTCTGCCTCGTGATCCCAGCCGTGATCTGGGGTCGCGACGGGCGCGGGATGCACGACCGGGCTGCCGGCACCGTGCTCGTACGCACCCGCTGA
- the glnA gene encoding type I glutamate--ammonia ligase produces the protein MFTSADEVLKFIKDEGVQFIDIRFCDLPGVMQHFNVPAETFDADAFENGQMFDGSSIRGFQAIHESDMKLIPDPTTAYIDPFRKAKTLIMNFSIVDPFTGEAYSRDPRNIAAKAEAYLKSTGIADTAYFGAEAEFYVFDDVRFETKSNAGYYFIDSVEAAWNSGREEEGGNQGYKTRYKGGYFPVPPVDHFADIRDEMVLKLGAVGLQVERAHHEVGTAGQQEINYKFDTLLHSGDDVMKFKYVIKNQAFEVGKSATFMPKPLFGDNGSGMHTHQSLWKDGEPLFYDEKGYGGLSDIARWYIGGLLKHAPSLLAFTNPTLNSYHRLVPGYEAPVNLVYSARNRSACVRIPITGSSAKAKRVEFRVPDPSSNPYLCFAAQLMAGLDGIKNRIEPPEPVDKDLYELPPEEHENIAQVPGSLPEVLDALEADHDYLTEGDVFTEDLISTWIDYKRTNEVDPVRFRPHPHEFEMYYDI, from the coding sequence ATGTTCACCAGCGCTGACGAAGTCCTGAAGTTCATCAAGGACGAAGGCGTGCAGTTCATCGACATCCGGTTCTGCGACCTGCCGGGCGTCATGCAGCACTTCAACGTGCCGGCCGAGACGTTCGATGCGGACGCGTTCGAGAACGGCCAGATGTTCGATGGCTCCTCGATCCGTGGCTTCCAGGCGATCCACGAGTCGGACATGAAGCTGATCCCGGACCCGACGACGGCGTACATCGACCCGTTCCGCAAGGCCAAGACGCTCATCATGAACTTCTCCATCGTGGACCCGTTCACCGGTGAGGCCTACAGCCGCGACCCGCGCAACATCGCGGCCAAGGCCGAGGCCTACCTCAAGTCGACCGGCATCGCCGACACCGCGTACTTCGGTGCCGAGGCCGAGTTCTACGTCTTCGACGACGTGCGCTTCGAGACCAAGTCCAACGCCGGCTACTACTTCATCGACTCCGTCGAGGCGGCGTGGAACTCCGGCCGCGAGGAGGAGGGTGGCAACCAGGGCTACAAGACCCGTTACAAGGGTGGCTACTTCCCGGTCCCGCCGGTCGACCACTTCGCCGACATCCGCGACGAGATGGTCCTGAAGCTGGGCGCGGTCGGTCTGCAGGTCGAGCGCGCCCACCACGAGGTGGGCACCGCCGGCCAGCAGGAGATCAACTACAAGTTCGACACCCTGCTGCACTCGGGCGATGACGTGATGAAGTTCAAGTACGTCATCAAGAACCAGGCCTTCGAGGTCGGCAAGTCGGCGACGTTCATGCCGAAGCCGCTGTTCGGTGACAACGGCTCGGGTATGCACACCCACCAGTCGCTCTGGAAGGACGGCGAGCCGCTCTTCTACGACGAGAAGGGTTACGGCGGCCTGTCCGACATCGCCCGCTGGTACATCGGTGGTCTGCTCAAGCACGCCCCCTCGCTGCTGGCGTTCACCAACCCGACGCTGAACTCCTACCACCGTCTGGTGCCGGGCTACGAGGCTCCGGTCAACCTGGTCTACTCCGCCCGCAACCGCTCGGCGTGCGTCCGCATCCCGATCACCGGTTCGTCGGCGAAGGCTAAGCGCGTCGAGTTCCGCGTGCCGGACCCGTCGTCCAACCCGTACCTGTGCTTCGCTGCCCAGCTGATGGCCGGCCTCGACGGCATCAAGAACCGCATCGAGCCGCCGGAGCCGGTCGACAAGGACCTGTACGAGCTGCCGCCGGAGGAGCACGAGAACATCGCGCAGGTCCCGGGCTCGCTGCCCGAGGTCCTCGATGCGCTCGAGGCCGACCACGACTACCTCACCGAGGGCGACGTCTTCACCGAGGACCTCATCTCGACGTGGATCGACTACAAGCGCACCAATGAGGTCGACCCGGTCCGCTTCCGCCCGCACCCGCACGAGTTCGAGATGTACTACGACATCTGA
- a CDS encoding lysoplasmalogenase family protein, with amino-acid sequence MLSRLTRAVTAHPERAAYIALAAATTVTGALERHRAHAVVKTPLVPMLQVGLVRRARASRPAGLATLLTATTGAAVGDWFTLEASGGDERGRRRLRAGASAFGVQQAGYIALLLRAGHRPTRRTVVPVVATLAGLALLESRSGDGGVAAPDPVLTGYGVLLGSMAALAMGAPDSTRAGTQAGGAAFLASDATIIVREHLLRGPRAQAAAEAFVLASYTISQALLVDGLEGRIERE; translated from the coding sequence GTGCTGAGCAGACTGACCCGTGCCGTGACCGCGCACCCCGAGCGTGCGGCGTACATCGCCCTCGCCGCCGCGACGACCGTGACCGGTGCGCTCGAGCGGCACCGTGCGCACGCCGTCGTCAAGACACCGCTGGTGCCGATGCTGCAGGTCGGGCTCGTACGCCGGGCGCGCGCCTCCCGGCCCGCAGGGCTCGCGACCCTGCTCACCGCGACCACGGGCGCTGCGGTCGGCGACTGGTTCACGCTCGAGGCGTCCGGGGGCGATGAGCGCGGCCGGCGTCGCCTCCGGGCGGGTGCGAGCGCGTTCGGCGTCCAGCAGGCGGGCTACATCGCGCTTCTCCTACGCGCCGGGCACCGGCCTACGCGGCGTACGGTCGTGCCGGTCGTCGCCACGCTCGCGGGTCTGGCACTGCTCGAGTCGCGATCCGGCGATGGCGGCGTGGCCGCTCCGGACCCGGTATTGACGGGTTACGGGGTGCTGCTCGGTTCGATGGCCGCGCTGGCCATGGGTGCGCCGGACAGCACTCGAGCCGGCACCCAGGCCGGGGGAGCGGCGTTCCTCGCGTCCGACGCGACGATCATCGTGCGTGAGCACCTGCTGCGCGGCCCGCGCGCACAGGCCGCAGCCGAGGCGTTCGTGCTCGCGTCGTACACGATCTCCCAGGCCCTGCTGGTCGACGGCCTTGAGGGCAGGATCGAGCGCGAATGA
- a CDS encoding YciI family protein gives MDFDRYTVVLLVTPAEPPRLSEDEADRLQDAHLSHLADLHEQGVLLAAGPLQDSTDERRYRGLSILRCDRDEALRLKSADPAVRAGVFELVALPWMLPAGAMHFTPTTFPRSMADV, from the coding sequence ATGGACTTCGACCGCTACACCGTCGTGCTGCTGGTGACCCCTGCTGAGCCGCCGCGGCTGTCCGAGGATGAGGCCGACCGACTGCAGGACGCTCACCTGAGCCACCTCGCCGACCTTCACGAGCAAGGCGTGCTGCTCGCGGCGGGTCCGCTGCAGGACAGCACCGACGAGCGCCGCTACCGCGGGCTGTCCATCCTGCGTTGTGACCGCGACGAGGCCCTGCGTCTCAAGAGCGCCGACCCGGCTGTGCGGGCCGGCGTGTTCGAGCTGGTCGCGCTCCCGTGGATGCTTCCCGCCGGGGCGATGCACTTCACCCCGACGACCTTCCCGAGATCGATGGCCGACGTCTGA
- a CDS encoding HIT family protein: MTPCVFCQIVAGEVAAEVVHETSTTVAFLDARPVQKGHVLVVPREHVVTLPDLPSDELAPFFAEVQHIARLMPSALEAQGTFVAMNNAVSQSVPHLHCHVVPRTKGDGLKGFFWPRHRYADGEQSSYATRLRQALSTDEEPPSTLSG, encoded by the coding sequence GTGACGCCGTGCGTGTTCTGCCAGATCGTCGCGGGCGAGGTCGCGGCCGAGGTGGTCCACGAGACGTCGACGACCGTGGCGTTCCTGGATGCCCGGCCCGTGCAGAAGGGCCACGTCCTCGTCGTGCCGCGCGAGCACGTCGTCACGCTGCCCGACCTGCCGTCGGACGAGCTCGCACCGTTCTTCGCCGAGGTGCAGCACATCGCGCGGCTGATGCCCTCCGCGCTGGAGGCGCAGGGCACGTTCGTCGCGATGAACAACGCCGTGTCCCAGAGCGTGCCGCACCTGCACTGCCACGTCGTGCCGCGCACCAAGGGCGACGGCCTGAAGGGGTTCTTCTGGCCACGGCACCGTTACGCCGACGGCGAGCAGTCGTCGTACGCCACCCGGCTGCGTCAGGCACTCAGCACCGACGAGGAGCCGCCCTCGACACTCTCAGGCTGA